The Phoenix dactylifera cultivar Barhee BC4 chromosome 12, palm_55x_up_171113_PBpolish2nd_filt_p, whole genome shotgun sequence genome has a window encoding:
- the LOC103709845 gene encoding porphobilinogen deaminase, chloroplastic-like isoform X1 has product MRTTTHQPLITAPANLRPGRRSASSLGLPPRCPGRRAMVVRAAVAVEQEAKTKVSLVRIGTRGSPLALAQAYETRDKLMATHSDLAEDGAIEIIIIKTTGDKILNQPLADIGGKGLFTKEIDEALLEGKIDIAVHSMKDVPTYFPDGMILPCNLPREDVRDAFICLTAKSLSELPAGSFVGSASLRRQSQILYRYPSLKVVNFRGNVQTRLKKLKEGEVQATLLALAGLKRLKMMENVTAVLSVEEMLPAIAQGAIGIACRSNDEKMANYISLLNHEETRLAVACERAFLETLDGSCRTPIAGYAYRDNDGYCVFRGLVASPDGTRVLETSRKGAYALEDMVSIGKDAGKELLSRAGPGFFDW; this is encoded by the exons ATGAGGACCACAACCCACCAGCCTCTCATCACCGCTCCCGCCAACCTGAGGCCTGGGAGGAGGTCCGCCTCGTCTCTAGGGCTCCCCCCGAGGTGCCCCGGGAGGAGGGCCATGGTCGTCAGGGCGGCTGTGGCCGTGGAGCAGGAGGCGAAGACCAAGGTATCCCTTGTGAGGATTGGTACCAGAGGGAG TCCGCTAGCACTTGCCCAAGCCTATGAGACACGAGACAAACTCATGGCAACTCATTCTGATCTGGCTGAGGATGGAGCAATTGAGATAATAATTATTAAAACTACAGGTGATAAAATACTCAATCAACCACTAGCAGATATAGGTGGCAAAGGTCTTTTCACGAAAGAGATAGATGAGGCCCTCTTGGAGGGCAAAATTGACATTGCAGTTCACTCGATGAAGGATGTTCCTACATATTTTCCTGATGGAATGATCTTACCATGCAACCTTCCCCGAGAAGATGTAAGGGATGCATTTATTTGTTTGACAGCAAAGTCTCTTTCAGAGCTTCCAGCTGGAAGCTTTGTCGGAAGTGCTTCCCTTCGGAGACAGTCTCAAATACTTTATAGATATCCATCTCTCAAA gtGGTTAACTTCAGAGGCAATGTCCAAACACgattgaaaaaattaaaagaagggGAGGTCCAGGCGACTTTGTTGGCATTGGCAGGGCTTAAGCGGCTGAAAATGATGGAGAATGTCACGGCTGTATTATCAGTTGAAGAAATGCTTCCAGCAATTGCTCAAGGTGCTATCGGTATTGCTTGTAGAAGCAATGATGAGAAAATG GCTAATTATATATCTTTGCTGAATCATGAAGAAACTAGATTAGCTGTTGCCTGTGAAAGGGCATTTCTTGAGACCCTAGATGGGTCCTGCCGTACTCCAATTGCTGGATATGCTTACCGTGATAATGATGGATATTGTGTGTTCAGGGGTTTGGTGGCATCCCCAGATGGAACTCGAG TATTGGAGACATCAAGAAAAGGTGCCTATGCTCTTGAGGATATGGTGTCAATAGGTAAAGATGCTGGAAAGGAATTGCTTTCAAGGGCAGGCCCAGGATTCTTTGATTGGTGA
- the LOC103709845 gene encoding porphobilinogen deaminase, chloroplastic-like isoform X2 yields MATHSDLAEDGAIEIIIIKTTGDKILNQPLADIGGKGLFTKEIDEALLEGKIDIAVHSMKDVPTYFPDGMILPCNLPREDVRDAFICLTAKSLSELPAGSFVGSASLRRQSQILYRYPSLKVVNFRGNVQTRLKKLKEGEVQATLLALAGLKRLKMMENVTAVLSVEEMLPAIAQGAIGIACRSNDEKMANYISLLNHEETRLAVACERAFLETLDGSCRTPIAGYAYRDNDGYCVFRGLVASPDGTRVLETSRKGAYALEDMVSIGKDAGKELLSRAGPGFFDW; encoded by the exons ATGGCAACTCATTCTGATCTGGCTGAGGATGGAGCAATTGAGATAATAATTATTAAAACTACAGGTGATAAAATACTCAATCAACCACTAGCAGATATAGGTGGCAAAGGTCTTTTCACGAAAGAGATAGATGAGGCCCTCTTGGAGGGCAAAATTGACATTGCAGTTCACTCGATGAAGGATGTTCCTACATATTTTCCTGATGGAATGATCTTACCATGCAACCTTCCCCGAGAAGATGTAAGGGATGCATTTATTTGTTTGACAGCAAAGTCTCTTTCAGAGCTTCCAGCTGGAAGCTTTGTCGGAAGTGCTTCCCTTCGGAGACAGTCTCAAATACTTTATAGATATCCATCTCTCAAA gtGGTTAACTTCAGAGGCAATGTCCAAACACgattgaaaaaattaaaagaagggGAGGTCCAGGCGACTTTGTTGGCATTGGCAGGGCTTAAGCGGCTGAAAATGATGGAGAATGTCACGGCTGTATTATCAGTTGAAGAAATGCTTCCAGCAATTGCTCAAGGTGCTATCGGTATTGCTTGTAGAAGCAATGATGAGAAAATG GCTAATTATATATCTTTGCTGAATCATGAAGAAACTAGATTAGCTGTTGCCTGTGAAAGGGCATTTCTTGAGACCCTAGATGGGTCCTGCCGTACTCCAATTGCTGGATATGCTTACCGTGATAATGATGGATATTGTGTGTTCAGGGGTTTGGTGGCATCCCCAGATGGAACTCGAG TATTGGAGACATCAAGAAAAGGTGCCTATGCTCTTGAGGATATGGTGTCAATAGGTAAAGATGCTGGAAAGGAATTGCTTTCAAGGGCAGGCCCAGGATTCTTTGATTGGTGA